A region from the Desulfomonile tiedjei genome encodes:
- the lexA gene encoding transcriptional repressor LexA, translated as MKSLVYVLFFLAKRTFVLYINYVEITTRQKEILSFIGSFQDREGFSPSLREICKGLGLASAGSLLKHMRVLEKGGYLTGVPGKKRAWKLTSRSSTVFIPLIGQIAAGTPILAQENREEDLPVDPRLFGSDSVFALRVRGDSMIDAQIRDGDLAIIRPQAVVQNGEIVAVQVEGLEPEATLKVFRRSPADIELHAANPSYQPLVFIGDEQARVKILGRLVGVIRAGV; from the coding sequence TTGAAAAGTCTGGTGTATGTTCTTTTTTTTCTTGCCAAGAGAACATTTGTTCTCTATATTAATTACGTGGAAATTACCACCCGACAAAAGGAGATCCTCAGCTTCATCGGGTCTTTTCAGGACCGCGAGGGATTCTCTCCATCATTGAGGGAAATATGCAAGGGGTTAGGTCTCGCTTCTGCAGGAAGTCTGCTCAAACACATGCGAGTCCTGGAAAAAGGGGGTTATCTTACCGGTGTCCCCGGCAAGAAACGGGCCTGGAAACTCACGTCTCGCTCGTCGACCGTCTTTATCCCCCTTATCGGCCAGATCGCAGCGGGCACCCCGATCTTGGCCCAGGAGAACAGGGAAGAAGATCTGCCGGTAGATCCCAGACTTTTCGGCTCAGACAGCGTCTTTGCTCTTCGAGTGCGAGGGGACTCCATGATAGATGCACAGATCCGAGACGGGGATCTTGCAATCATTCGACCGCAGGCGGTGGTCCAAAACGGGGAGATAGTGGCCGTCCAGGTGGAAGGGTTGGAACCGGAGGCAACACTCAAGGTTTTTCGACGTAGCCCCGCGGATATAGAGCTGCACGCAGCCAACCCCTCATATCAGCCGTTAGTTTTCATTGGCGATGAACAGGCGAGAGTGAAGATCCTCGGCAGGCTCGTGGGAGTCATCCGGGCGGGTGTGTGA